A stretch of DNA from Ctenopharyngodon idella isolate HZGC_01 chromosome 6, HZGC01, whole genome shotgun sequence:
TGATCGTATGAGAGTATGTGATTATTTGTTGATTCTAGATGGATTTGATGGGAAAAATTCATGCAATCAGGTAGACGGTGAgcgtttgcatgtgtgtgtaaacGTATAGgtacgagtgtgtgtgtgtgttttaggggGTGGGTTTACCGGTGCATGTCAGACAGCAAAGAGCCGCAGTTATCTAGGAATCTGAGCCAAAAGAGCCTCACAAACAGAAGGGAGCGCGCAGGAGAGTGAGAGGGAGGGATAGAGGAGAGAAGAtcaaataaaagagaaaaacaggaaAGGAGACTCTGACGAGCACATAGAAAGAAAGACAATGTGCAGGACTTGATAGACTGCAGATGATACTGCGTATAACATCAGATCTGAAGAGAGAAGAAAAGTCAGTGACACAGGAGTGTTGCTAGAGAAAATCCTATTGAAATTAAGTAGTAGAAAGGAGTAGGAGAGCGAAAAAGAGAGGGAACAGGTGCATACTATCTCTTTGGACTCCTGAGCagcatgtgtgtgcgtgttgtgCCCTTGTTTTTGCTGGGAGCGTACatgatgtgtgtatgtgtgctgtGTCAGAGGGACATCCTGGTGGCCGGGCCCCCCAACAGCAAATGTGAGGGAAgctgcagtgcaacagcatcaCCCCCTAAAATACATCACCCTCAGGACTCACGGCTCAGAAAGACTCCAGAGAACCGCAAAAACGCACAGGTAAGCATTACCTATACGTAAACATGATCTCTGGTGAGAGATTTTAGATCGTATTACTGGGTACAAATATTTTTAGCAACACTTTACAAGGTCTCATTTAGTAACACTGGTTAATGCATTGGATAACCAGCaataagcaatatattttttacagcatttgttaatctttgttattgttagttaataaaaatgcagtttttttcatgttagttcatagagcattaactaatttaaacacaaattttgattttaaaaatgaattagtaaatgtttatattattaataaatgtttataaattaatattaactattaaaaaaatgctgtagaagtatagttcatgttaactaatgtagctAACTAATGataaatgaaaccttattgtaaaatttttcctatatttaatatattttgcatttaaatagtttttctgatatttattaatattgatatttttacgtaaacatattgtattataaaaaatattaattttgtcagtgtgttgtgatgttaaatatatattaggATATGTATTCCATTCCTGTTTTAAGTAAGTGGCTGTTGAATAACGATTAATACTGGTTAAATTCAATACAAATCCCTAAATGCTTTGCATTTAAGACAGCTTtgtaaataaattgataaattaTGGTAAATTAATTACCACatcaaataataatttcaatagTTTCTATTAGCAATTTTTGTGTCCATGGAAGTGTTAACAGTCTGTCTTAGAGAATCCCAGAGTACTAAATATTTCATAGTCACCTTGTTTATTtacccaaaagaaaaaaaaaatgcatctgtGTCATTTTGGTCAAggtcataaaatattttatgaattaaaaaaaaaaaaaacagcattaactactttatactattatatatgTTAATATTGACACTTACAGTTAAAGTGTTAGCATATGGAGACTTTGCATACAATGTTAAGATTGAGAACAAAGATACAATaactttgtgtttttatgtcttTGTATATGCCCTGCAGGTGTCTGATACATCTGAACGTCTCATCCAGCTGCAGCGCTGTATGCTGCAACATGAATCAGTGGCTGTGAGTCAGGGAGATGGGTCTGATTCACTAGTAGCCTTTCTGGCTCTTATGGCAGCAGTGCTGACAGAATGTGACCTCCACTGCCATAGTCAGAGACTCAGAGAGATGGCCACCAGACTTGGTTACTATATTCCACAACATATGCCACTCACATCCTCCTAAACACTTACAGTTCCTTCTTAAATGATAGCACTagtttaaataaagcacattaaTGTGTGCTTCCAATATATTTAACAGACTAACTACTCTTTCTTTTCATCATTTATTGATTCCTGCTGTTCTCTCAATTAAGTTAACAACCAATTTACACTCAGCAAACAGAGGTGTTCTTAGGAATGCAAGAAAACTGACCCTTGACAGCCTCTATTTGACCCTCTGACAACCTTTTTCTAACCTTTGTATAACCCCACAACAAACTCTAACCATCCTGAAATAGTAAATAGTCAACTAGcaaataatcaattaaataataatatattcttcaaatactttaaaacagggttcctcaaatccagccctggagggtcactgtcctgcaaagcTTAGCTCAAACCatgatcaaactcacctaccTGCAATTTTCTAGTAAATCTGAAGACCTTGactagcttgttcaggtgtgtttgattatgaTTGGAAtgaaactctgcagggcagtggccctcAAGGACTTAATTTGAGgaatcctttttttctttttcttttttttttaaacctggaACAGTTTATGAtcttatttgattatttgaatCATATTGCTTTGCATTTGGTCATTAAAATGGAATTACAAAGGGAGTTTTTAatcttaaatttctttttatgaaAGTGAATgtcatacaggggcattttatCCAATTGGAAAAATAACCATCAGGAATATTAGGAATAATCATTAGAATTGTTTGTTTTAACTGTGTGTTCTGTATGAAGTTTTATGCTAGAATTCTGTAAGAAAATATAGAATCAAATATAGAATCATGATATAAAATCTAATAAGAATACTATAGAAATGTCTTAATTGATTCTTGTCTTAATGGTAAATAAAAATTTTTGACTAAGggactctctttctctctcggtCTTAGAAAGTGTAGTGGGCAAAAATGGGGAGAAAGACTTGCTGCTGTTGCTGAAAAGTATCACGCATTCTAAACCTAATGGCCTCAAACCAAGGACTCCTACAGGTGAGCTATAAAcacacagaaagacagacagtaGACTTaaagacatagatagatagatagatagatagatagacagacagacagacagacagacacacaacaaacacccTGTTGTAGTACTAGGACATTTATTGCACAGATGTTCACAGATGTTTTGTTTGGGTCTGTATGGCAGTGCCTCCCTCTGCAGGGCTTTACCCTCAAGACTGTCATGAGATCTACCAAATGGGAATCAAAGAGAATGGGATCTACACCATACAGCCAGATCCAAAGCGGCCTGCATTAGAGGTACAAACATTAAAGGCACAGAAAGTCCACAGAAAATGAAATACACTTATATCACATTACAtctatttcatttatattttgagGCCTAATCCATGTCCAgtgtgatttaaagggatagttcacccacaaatgaaacttcaaaatgaaaatttttgttattatttacaaACATGTATCTTTttgcggaacacaaaagaagatattttgaagatcaCTGGGGTCTGAAAAACATTGGACTGCATTGAtttttatatggacaaaaaaaaaaaaaaaaaaagaagcatgcATATTTGGAGTGAATGATGACTCTTTAAGTGTTCAAATACTTTTGAGGGGCAGCACTACATGtgtgatttcttttttatttgtcttttccAGGCTGTGTGTGACATGGTTTCAGCTGGTGGGGGATGGACAGTATTCCAGCGCCGGTTTGATGGACAAATTGACTTTAACCGAACCTGGCAGGAGTACCGTGATGGATTTGGATCCCCGCAGACAGAGCACTGGTTAGGGAACGCAGTTCTATCTGCGTTAACCGCAAGTGGACATCACACGCTCCGCATCACTCTCCAAGACTGGCACGAACAGACACGTCATGCAAACTATAACACTTTTAAAGTGGCAGGAGAAAACCAGAGGTAtacgcacacacagacagagggccagatttactaaacgggaCAAATTAGCGTGCGAGCGCAGTTCCAAAATGCGACAATGGGAGAGGCAAGTTTTGCACGTGATCTACTGCTGatgcgcaaattaaagaacacatacgcagtcaaatcatttacataatgaccaactcAATCTACCaaaagcagtgaaaattagcattgggtcgcaaataagcagagctgatgttTATCAGGTGCAggtcgacacaggcgcaacttgttacatgtaatagGTTATACAgataacgtcttcctctggcattcccaAGATATTAATaggagtggaaaatattttctcccttctatCACGcactctctgttctctgcggtgtctcctcctagcagcaacaacTGCAGCCATGTcacaaaatgggttaagacatgctttttttgggcaTTAAAtaaatggcgcaaataccagtaaattgactagcataaacattagtaaatcgcgttgtgtggttcatttaaatactctcctcccataaattttgcatctgaaagggaaactcctaaaaaatgcatatgcaataaggtcagctgcaaaaaaactcagtccacgccttttcaaCACTAATTTtacactgcgtgtctttagtaattcctgacagtagttttttaatgccaaaagagggttagtaaatctggcccaatGATATCTAAAATCCAGTGTCAAAAGCTGCTGATAAAACATTTGTATCAAATAGATGAAAATCAATTCAATTTCTTATTATGATGCATATGTGATATTCTCTCCATAAGGTTCCGCCTAACTGCTCGAGATTACCATGGCGATGCTGGCAATGCATTCAGTTATAGCAAACAGTACAATCATGATGGCAGAGCTTTCAGTACATACGACCGAGATCATGACCGCTACGCTGCTGGTAACTGTGCCCGTTACTATGGTGCAGGCTGGTGGTTTGATTCCTGTTTGGCCGCTAACCTCAATGGACGCTACTACCACGGGCGTTACAGCGGCATCACGGATGGCATCTACTGGGGCACCTGGTACATCCTGACTGACTATCGCACAGGGGAAAGATACTCATTTAAGAgcattgaaatgaaaataagacCAAGGCGGAGCTAAGaatttctaattttttaaatgacaaatccTTGTTGTAGATGTTGACATGTCATCATACTCTTGCACTGTGCATTTCCTTTCAATAATGGCTTGTAATTTTATAACCTGAACCTGCCATTATATTGAACTTGAGATATTTAGATAATTGTATGATATGTGAacacatttataaacatttattttaaaataaatgtcagaTGCCAAATTTTAAGCAGTTTCTCTGTGTATGTTATCAATTTTCAGTTACTGTTGTACTATGGGACAAAAATAAACATGGTCTTTATTTTAAGTCATGATTAAATGaaaatctattttctaaatgcatgttattgatcacATTGTGTACTTATTGtgcatgtttacttttttttacctTGTAATTCTTAATCGAAATGTCATACCTCAATCTTCCAGCAAATTCTCTCTTTTGACATATGCCAGACTTCTCCAATAATTTAGTCAATAATCCCGCCCCCTTTCTTACAATCCACTGCAAGTTTGCGTTCAGCTGATCTGCCttcatccaatcaacaactgattAAATATTATGATATATCCGAGAAAAATGCAGGGTCCCTAAATTTTTCTCGGATATATCATATAtgtcatggaaaaaaatatctgtCCTTTTATTGCGACTTTAACTTTATTATACAGCTCTCTAGAATACTTGCCCCCAAATTTTTCTGTTGTCAAATACCATATAAATTTCACTAACACTTCGATATTCCACTTTAGACATtgtactaactataagtaactttgcaactacatgtcaaccaGTCAtcatcccccggtttcacagacaaggcttaagctagtccaagactaaaatgcatgtttgagctgttttaactcaaAGCAACTTGccctgacatatcttaaaatatgtcagtgccatttttttgtctcaagatgcacaccagtaatgttgtTTTCCTAGGGCacctttataaaagctacttaaatgtcctaattgaactaaggtctaatcctggcttaacataaaccctgtctgtgaaactaggCCTAATATCTGTTAACTAGGCTTGATATctgttaacattttattttgatggtccctcaacagacattctacaaactataagtaactttgcaactatgtCAACTTCATCTACTAACcataaccctaatcctaacccagTCTACTagtactctaatgagagttagttgacatgtagttgcaaagtaaTGAGAGTTAGCTGACAAGTAGTTACAAAGTAATGAGAGTTAGCTGACATGTAGTTACAAagttatagttagtagaatgtccaAAGtagactatcgaaataaagtgtagccTAATTATCCATTGTTCCATCAACCAATTTCCCGCTGCCCGCACCTGTCAGAGTTTATTTTACGATAATGACCGGCTGACTGTATATCATCTTTATAGC
This window harbors:
- the si:ch211-157b11.8 gene encoding fibroleukin: MCVRVVPLFLLGAYMMCVCVLCQRDILVAGPPNSKCEGSCSATASPPKIHHPQDSRLRKTPENRKNAQVSDTSERLIQLQRCMLQHESVAVSQGDGSDSLVAFLALMAAVLTECDLHCHSQRLREMATRLESVVGKNGEKDLLLLLKSITHSKPNGLKPRTPTVPPSAGLYPQDCHEIYQMGIKENGIYTIQPDPKRPALEAVCDMVSAGGGWTVFQRRFDGQIDFNRTWQEYRDGFGSPQTEHWLGNAVLSALTASGHHTLRITLQDWHEQTRHANYNTFKVAGENQRFRLTARDYHGDAGNAFSYSKQYNHDGRAFSTYDRDHDRYAAGNCARYYGAGWWFDSCLAANLNGRYYHGRYSGITDGIYWGTWYILTDYRTGERYSFKSIEMKIRPRRS